A part of Olleya sp. Bg11-27 genomic DNA contains:
- a CDS encoding AbiH family protein — MNRLYIIGNGFDLAHGLPTSYNNFIDDFWTNLRENISDDGVKELLDFDESNTGFIDYGTICNYSDFVESIKSFTREYTSYLFDEDQQACITKGNSFKPVFKFKNSFLRK; from the coding sequence ATGAATAGACTATATATAATAGGAAATGGTTTTGATTTAGCTCATGGTTTGCCAACGTCATATAATAATTTTATTGATGATTTTTGGACTAATTTAAGAGAAAATATTAGTGATGATGGGGTTAAAGAACTTCTTGATTTTGACGAATCAAATACAGGTTTTATTGATTATGGTACAATTTGTAATTATAGCGATTTTGTAGAGAGTATTAAATCGTTCACTAGAGAATATACAAGTTATCTATTTGATGAAGATCAACAAGCTTGTATTACTAAAGGAAATAGTTTTAAACCTGTGTTCAAATTCAAGAATAGTTTTTTAAGAAAATAA
- a CDS encoding AbiH family protein: protein MKFDFKRLPSDVDSVYSFLQPISIFDKHRKDIEKEFLKKEDQLIVADSLKQQKKDNEMLNTCLFLNFNYTSSLDGYVDLLLKEYSVSVNQIHGRLNDLDNLVNFGFGDEMDQDYKIIENIDDNEYLKFFKSFQYFQNTNYKKLLSYIDSDRYQVCVMGHSCGLSDRTMLNTIFEHENCASIKVFYHEYNGKDNYTDIIQNISRHFSNKKIMRDRIVPKSLCKPLPQTAHFYGL from the coding sequence ATGAAATTTGATTTCAAACGATTGCCTAGTGATGTAGATAGTGTTTATAGTTTTTTACAACCTATTTCCATATTTGATAAGCATCGCAAGGATATTGAGAAAGAGTTTTTGAAAAAAGAGGATCAACTTATTGTGGCTGATTCTCTAAAACAACAAAAAAAGGATAATGAAATGCTCAATACATGTTTGTTTTTGAATTTCAATTATACTTCTTCTTTGGATGGATATGTTGACCTTTTGTTGAAAGAATATTCCGTTAGTGTTAATCAAATCCACGGAAGACTAAATGATTTGGATAATTTAGTAAATTTTGGATTTGGAGACGAAATGGATCAAGATTACAAAATTATTGAAAATATTGATGATAATGAATACTTGAAATTTTTTAAATCTTTTCAGTATTTTCAGAATACGAATTACAAAAAATTGTTGAGTTATATTGATAGCGATAGATACCAGGTTTGTGTTATGGGTCATTCTTGTGGTTTATCAGATCGAACTATGTTAAATACTATTTTTGAACATGAAAATTGTGCTTCAATCAAAGTATTTTATCATGAGTATAATGGTAAGGATAATTATACGGATATTATACAAAATATTTCTAGACATTTTAGTAATAAGAAAATAATGAGAGATAGGATTGTTCCTAAGTCTTTATGTAAACCGCTTCCGCAAACAGCACATTTTTATGGGTTATAG
- a CDS encoding aspartate kinase gives MLVLKFGGTSVGSIENMINVKNIITDGQKKVVVLSAMSGTTNALVKISEYIKSGHPEDALIVIDALRNTYNKTIKAFITNQELYKTVFAYVNAVFNTLEALVNKPYDVLLYNQIVAQGELLSTFIFSHYLQQEGVSASLLPALEFMRIDKTNEPDNFYIQQNLNRIIAETPKSEIYITQGFISRDADGNIANLQRGGSDYTATIIGAVLKADEVQIWTDIDGFHNNDPRFVEHTKAISNLSFDESAELAYFGAKILHPQTVMPVSVFDIPVRLKNTMAPDAHGTLITNQVHGEGIKAIAAKDGITAIKIKSVRMLLAHGFLKKVFEIFERYETAIDMITTSEIAVSLTIDNTTHLDAIVDELNKFAVVEVDDYMSIVCLVGHAIIFHADTPNLFQILQDVSVRMISYGGSNNNISLLINTSDKVETLQKLQRYVFENGSVLV, from the coding sequence ATGTTGGTATTAAAATTTGGAGGGACGTCTGTTGGATCAATAGAAAACATGATTAATGTAAAAAACATCATTACTGATGGACAGAAAAAAGTAGTGGTATTGTCAGCTATGTCGGGCACAACCAATGCGCTAGTCAAAATTTCGGAGTACATTAAAAGCGGACATCCAGAAGATGCCTTAATTGTTATTGATGCGCTAAGAAATACCTACAACAAAACTATAAAAGCATTTATTACCAACCAAGAGCTGTACAAAACCGTTTTTGCGTATGTTAATGCTGTGTTTAATACGTTAGAGGCTTTGGTTAATAAGCCATACGACGTGTTATTGTATAATCAGATTGTCGCTCAAGGCGAATTATTGTCCACGTTTATCTTTAGTCATTATTTACAACAAGAAGGGGTGAGTGCATCGTTATTACCAGCTTTAGAGTTTATGCGTATTGATAAAACGAACGAACCTGATAACTTTTATATTCAGCAGAATTTAAATAGAATCATTGCCGAAACCCCTAAGTCGGAGATTTATATCACACAAGGATTTATTAGTCGTGATGCCGATGGTAATATTGCTAATTTACAACGCGGCGGAAGTGATTATACAGCGACCATCATTGGGGCGGTTTTAAAAGCGGACGAAGTACAGATCTGGACAGATATTGATGGGTTTCATAATAACGATCCTAGATTTGTAGAGCATACCAAAGCGATTTCTAATTTGTCTTTTGACGAGTCTGCAGAGCTGGCTTATTTTGGAGCCAAAATCTTGCATCCACAAACAGTCATGCCTGTTAGTGTTTTTGATATTCCGGTGCGCCTAAAAAACACCATGGCACCAGACGCGCATGGGACTTTGATTACCAATCAAGTGCATGGTGAAGGGATTAAAGCCATTGCGGCTAAAGATGGGATTACGGCAATAAAAATCAAGTCGGTTAGAATGTTATTGGCCCACGGGTTTTTAAAGAAAGTCTTTGAGATTTTTGAGCGTTACGAAACCGCTATTGATATGATTACGACTTCAGAAATTGCAGTGTCGTTAACCATTGATAATACAACGCATTTAGATGCTATTGTTGACGAGCTTAATAAGTTTGCAGTGGTAGAGGTGGATGATTATATGAGTATTGTATGCTTGGTGGGACATGCTATAATTTTTCATGCCGATACACCAAATTTATTTCAGATTTTACAAGATGTCAGTGTCCGTATGATTTCTTACGGCGGTAGTAATAATAATATCTCGTTGTTAATAAACACTAGCGATAAAGTAGAAACGTTGCAGAAGTTACAACGCTATGTGTTTGAGAATGGTAGTGTGTTAGTTTAA
- a CDS encoding super-infection exclusion protein B — protein sequence MNFSFSDLLDFSKIPIKIFLLFTMVSGLLLFGNDDFLLQLKLTDFEKDYGKFFGIIFIVCLSFISLSITYFFINKIKFQLEKRELHKVIKKEVTYLDQQEQSVLREFAVLERKTISMPVDNPIVSGLLHKGMIKSVSNISNGTFYAITLSESADKFLKGEHLGLQPKKSENDLARQFLNRPEWVKDILYVNLNK from the coding sequence ATGAATTTTTCTTTTAGTGACTTACTTGATTTCAGTAAAATTCCAATAAAAATTTTTTTATTATTTACAATGGTCAGCGGATTATTACTTTTTGGAAATGATGATTTTTTATTACAGTTAAAACTAACTGATTTCGAAAAAGATTATGGTAAGTTTTTTGGGATAATATTCATCGTCTGTCTTTCATTTATCTCTCTATCTATTACTTATTTTTTTATTAATAAAATTAAGTTTCAATTAGAAAAAAGAGAATTACATAAAGTGATAAAAAAAGAAGTTACTTATTTAGATCAGCAAGAACAATCAGTTCTTCGAGAGTTTGCAGTCCTGGAAAGAAAAACAATTTCAATGCCTGTAGATAACCCAATTGTTTCAGGTCTTTTACATAAAGGAATGATTAAATCCGTTTCAAATATTAGCAACGGAACGTTCTATGCAATAACTCTATCTGAATCTGCTGATAAATTCTTAAAAGGTGAACATTTAGGTCTTCAACCTAAAAAATCAGAAAATGATCTAGCAAGGCAATTCTTAAATAGACCTGAATGGGTAAAAGATATTCTGTATGTCAATTTAAATAAATAA
- the yidD gene encoding membrane protein insertion efficiency factor YidD has translation MNKAENITVDQDTFEIVASEKDAIIIQRQFTRHTKLDLDIQNLPIPKKPIWLNIAIRTLRFYQNNISEKLGNRCVFDPSCSRYSEAALREKGFIKGISLTLNRLKRCRPENGGIDKLH, from the coding sequence ATGAACAAAGCAGAAAATATTACAGTTGATCAAGATACATTTGAAATAGTTGCGAGTGAAAAAGACGCTATTATCATTCAAAGACAATTTACCAGACATACAAAACTTGATTTAGACATTCAAAACTTACCGATTCCGAAAAAACCAATATGGCTCAATATTGCTATCAGAACACTTCGGTTTTATCAAAATAATATATCCGAAAAATTAGGAAACAGGTGTGTTTTTGACCCAAGTTGTTCTCGATATTCTGAAGCTGCTTTACGAGAAAAAGGGTTTATCAAAGGTATATCACTTACACTAAACAGACTAAAACGTTGCCGACCTGAAAATGGAGGAATCGATAAATTACATTAA
- a CDS encoding IS110 family transposase has translation MKNYDEVVGIDVSKKTIDAYCYHAQVHREFANELLGYKSLIKWVLKHTKGQTFFYCFENTGYYSLKLALYLSSQDIVYVEESPLKIKRSSGIVKEKTDRLDAQLIARYAWLYREELEPSTVKSNSQLELGRLLALRDQIVRNNAGLKGTLKEMKVLLTSPTTDLGCISLKRSITYLTKQVKGIELRIKEIISQDESMSINFKLLCSLKGIGLVLACQFIYHTGNFTRFDKWRSFSSYCGTAPYEHRSGTSIHRRKQCHYLGDRKMKSLLSMATISAIQHDSELRLYYKRKLAEGKQTMIAVNNVRNKLIARAFAVVKRGTPYVVLQQHVA, from the coding sequence ATGAAAAATTATGATGAAGTAGTTGGAATTGATGTCTCAAAAAAGACAATTGATGCTTATTGTTATCACGCTCAAGTACACCGTGAGTTTGCAAATGAATTACTAGGCTATAAAAGCCTTATAAAATGGGTTTTGAAGCATACAAAAGGACAGACTTTTTTTTATTGTTTTGAGAATACGGGTTATTACTCATTAAAGTTAGCACTTTATTTAAGTAGTCAAGATATTGTTTATGTAGAAGAAAGTCCATTAAAAATCAAGCGTTCTTCTGGTATTGTTAAAGAAAAAACGGACCGTTTGGATGCTCAACTAATTGCTAGATATGCATGGCTATATAGGGAAGAATTAGAACCAAGTACTGTAAAAAGTAATTCACAATTAGAATTAGGTAGATTACTAGCTTTACGGGACCAAATAGTTAGAAACAATGCAGGGCTTAAAGGGACTCTAAAAGAAATGAAAGTACTTTTGACTAGTCCAACAACAGATTTAGGTTGTATTAGTTTAAAACGTAGTATAACGTATTTAACAAAGCAAGTAAAAGGTATAGAATTAAGAATAAAAGAGATTATATCCCAGGATGAATCTATGAGTATAAATTTTAAATTATTATGTAGTCTAAAAGGTATTGGTTTGGTGTTGGCTTGTCAATTTATTTATCACACAGGTAATTTTACACGTTTTGATAAATGGCGTTCATTTTCAAGTTATTGTGGTACAGCACCCTATGAGCATCGCTCTGGGACAAGTATTCATCGTCGAAAACAGTGTCATTATCTAGGAGACAGAAAAATGAAGAGTTTATTAAGTATGGCTACTATATCGGCAATACAACATGATAGTGAACTACGCTTGTATTATAAACGAAAATTAGCAGAGGGCAAACAAACTATGATTGCAGTAAACAATGTTAGAAATAAATTAATAGCTAGAGCTTTTGCAGTTGTGAAAAGAGGAACGCCTTATGTTGTTTTACAACAACATGTAGCTTAA
- a CDS encoding IS1182 family transposase, whose translation MQGKKTYQEQLFTHFLLSERIPEHNFYRRLKSVLDLEYLYKLTAPYYGTSGQKSIDPVVFFKLCLVGYLENIITDRKLIQHSSMRLDILFFIGYDLEDELPWHSTISRTRKLFPESVFETVFTKVLELCILKGMVSGHTQTIDSAPIKANASMDTLELKVPEADLASHLEKVRHISARDKAAFRQSKTNKANISDKVISATSQELSAIKNRNKKWAKDQDQRPGAGAKDSRYTSNKTHYSPTDPDARISVKPGKARKLNYMSQLSVDTGHHVITDIKAYHADKRDNQYLPDIVGRLRSRLNLFGLLWRNCVADTGYSSGENYAFLEQINLVSFIPPHGTYKGGPDGFVHDLDQDHYVCPEGEIIPFKKVFNDYKTGSLKKEYRGSTYQCRDCPIKKSCLGKTAKEKKFSVTYFKAEYERNIARVESNRGRYMKGKRQSTVEPVFGTLTQFMGLRKINTIGIKQANKVMHMSAIAYNLKKYLKFVQKRTKSEGKALGVLFFEVIALYKAINFHLSVSKLR comes from the coding sequence ATGCAAGGAAAAAAGACCTATCAAGAACAGTTGTTTACTCATTTTCTGTTGAGCGAACGTATTCCCGAACACAATTTCTACCGACGCCTTAAATCGGTATTGGATTTAGAGTATCTCTATAAACTTACAGCGCCTTATTATGGGACTAGTGGTCAAAAAAGTATTGACCCTGTGGTGTTTTTTAAACTGTGTTTGGTAGGATATCTAGAAAACATAATAACTGATCGTAAGTTGATACAACATAGTAGTATGCGCTTAGATATTTTGTTTTTTATAGGTTATGATTTAGAAGATGAATTACCATGGCATTCAACAATAAGTCGTACTCGTAAACTTTTTCCAGAATCTGTTTTCGAAACTGTATTTACTAAAGTATTAGAGCTTTGTATCTTAAAAGGCATGGTCAGTGGTCATACGCAAACGATAGATTCTGCACCTATAAAAGCAAATGCTTCTATGGATACTTTAGAGCTAAAAGTTCCTGAAGCGGATCTAGCCTCTCATTTAGAAAAAGTAAGACATATTAGTGCTCGAGATAAAGCGGCTTTTCGACAAAGTAAAACAAACAAAGCAAATATATCCGATAAGGTTATTAGTGCTACCAGTCAAGAACTAAGCGCTATAAAGAACCGAAATAAAAAATGGGCAAAAGACCAAGACCAACGCCCCGGAGCAGGAGCTAAAGATAGTCGTTATACCAGTAATAAGACGCATTACAGTCCAACCGATCCAGACGCAAGAATTAGTGTAAAGCCAGGTAAGGCGCGAAAACTGAATTACATGAGCCAGTTAAGTGTGGACACAGGTCATCATGTGATTACGGATATTAAAGCTTACCATGCAGACAAACGCGACAATCAATACCTTCCAGATATTGTAGGACGCTTACGTTCCAGATTAAATTTATTTGGCTTGCTTTGGCGCAACTGCGTCGCAGATACTGGTTATAGTAGCGGAGAGAATTATGCTTTTTTAGAACAGATAAATTTAGTAAGTTTCATTCCGCCGCATGGCACTTATAAAGGCGGTCCAGATGGGTTTGTTCACGATTTAGATCAAGACCACTATGTCTGTCCAGAAGGTGAGATTATTCCTTTTAAAAAAGTCTTTAACGACTACAAGACAGGAAGTTTGAAAAAGGAATATCGCGGGAGTACTTATCAATGTAGAGATTGTCCAATAAAAAAGAGTTGTTTAGGTAAAACTGCAAAAGAGAAAAAGTTTTCAGTAACGTACTTTAAAGCAGAATACGAACGTAATATTGCACGTGTAGAGAGTAATCGTGGTCGTTATATGAAAGGTAAGCGTCAAAGCACTGTAGAACCTGTTTTTGGTACACTGACTCAGTTTATGGGACTAAGAAAAATAAATACCATTGGTATTAAACAGGCCAACAAGGTTATGCATATGTCTGCAATAGCTTACAACCTTAAAAAATATTTAAAATTTGTACAAAAACGAACAAAAAGTGAAGGCAAAGCACTTGGTGTTTTGTTTTTTGAAGTAATAGCACTTTACAAGGCTATAAACTTCCATTTAAGCGTATCAAAATTAAGGTAA
- a CDS encoding D-Ala-D-Ala carboxypeptidase family metallohydrolase, with amino-acid sequence MGKIFLTNHPEKTLTFTLPNVVDYIIIDIYDDVETFSLTNTSTNIGFGADVTDNEKNIFGLIDHIGCHEIEINTSSDGVYKKEIEIITKRTTIIFNKLDYDFELKRVDGECQEIKDKETNLLSTSFVTTDIVKLQYRELESYDLIKDGFNFNDIIWETKGITTNDGTVDLEENDDNTINSFTPNPINRPTTGSRQPNNPIKYITTATILGLKIKFELEQDGKDVLRQEYIDYNTTWKPTRDEIFSDDGEWNTGNYSQNSDFNTNASNYQYDSGYIAAEGDNRFQEIWDELNTNYQEECSDAGITLDTDLSCNSCYRNPQRNRAVGSVLINSNHTIGHAMDVKILGARTKQKWKLLNKAAEQIEGVNGICENGPTQVTCGASNQSHVHLAW; translated from the coding sequence ATGGGAAAAATATTTTTAACCAATCACCCCGAAAAAACGCTAACTTTCACATTACCAAATGTTGTAGATTATATTATTATTGACATTTACGACGATGTCGAAACTTTTAGTTTGACTAATACATCTACAAATATTGGTTTTGGGGCTGATGTAACAGATAACGAAAAAAATATTTTTGGTTTAATAGACCACATTGGTTGTCACGAAATAGAAATAAACACTTCAAGTGATGGAGTCTATAAAAAAGAGATTGAAATTATAACTAAAAGAACAACTATAATATTTAACAAATTAGATTATGATTTTGAACTAAAAAGAGTTGATGGAGAATGTCAAGAAATTAAAGACAAAGAAACAAATTTACTATCAACATCTTTTGTTACAACAGACATTGTTAAATTACAGTACAGAGAATTAGAAAGTTATGATTTAATAAAAGATGGCTTTAATTTTAATGATATTATATGGGAAACAAAAGGTATTACAACTAATGATGGCACTGTTGATTTAGAAGAAAATGACGATAATACCATCAATAGTTTCACCCCAAATCCTATTAATAGACCAACCACAGGTTCTAGACAGCCAAATAACCCAATAAAATATATTACTACTGCCACAATATTAGGATTAAAAATTAAATTTGAATTAGAACAAGATGGTAAAGATGTACTTCGACAAGAATATATTGATTATAATACAACATGGAAACCAACAAGAGATGAGATATTTTCTGACGATGGAGAATGGAATACTGGAAACTATAGTCAAAATTCTGATTTCAATACGAACGCTAGCAATTATCAATACGACTCTGGATATATCGCAGCTGAAGGAGATAATAGATTTCAAGAGATTTGGGATGAATTAAACACAAATTATCAAGAAGAATGTAGCGATGCTGGTATAACTCTAGACACCGATTTAAGTTGTAATAGTTGCTATCGAAACCCTCAAAGAAATAGAGCTGTAGGTAGCGTGCTTATAAATAGTAATCATACAATTGGCCATGCAATGGATGTCAAAATTTTAGGAGCAAGAACTAAACAAAAATGGAAGTTATTAAATAAAGCAGCTGAACAAATAGAAGGCGTTAATGGAATTTGTGAAAATGGTCCTACTCAAGTTACATGTGGTGCATCAAATCAATCTCATGTTCATTTAGCATGGTAA
- the tssD gene encoding type VI secretion system tube protein TssD, with the protein MSIKIKLLIDEKEISVLRFSFGFNQSTDISNKPSQKPVFNGLKLTIKTEKDLNLAEWSFASNQTKQLELHIYPIILGAKTRKLYLYDCHLIGWKNDFSATGTHPLRETLIITCAGIKDSNSTEEYSAYWRETFTNDSVTPTAMDNETLPNLINYHFEDEEENEIRKKDIRIDDVFYLVIHSENAIGESVTINLDDNFKDYEYNNNRIINDVLKDVIISDDICKLKLKAIKQQN; encoded by the coding sequence ATGAGCATAAAGATTAAATTATTAATAGACGAAAAGGAAATAAGCGTCCTTCGGTTTTCTTTTGGTTTTAATCAAAGCACCGATATTTCTAACAAACCATCTCAAAAACCCGTTTTTAATGGCCTCAAATTAACCATAAAAACTGAAAAAGACCTAAACCTTGCCGAGTGGTCTTTTGCTTCAAATCAAACCAAACAACTAGAACTACACATCTACCCTATCATCTTAGGAGCTAAAACTCGTAAATTGTATCTCTATGATTGCCATCTTATAGGTTGGAAAAACGATTTTTCCGCTACAGGAACACACCCCTTAAGAGAAACACTTATTATTACTTGTGCCGGAATTAAAGATTCCAATTCCACCGAAGAGTATTCTGCTTATTGGAGAGAAACTTTCACAAACGATAGTGTCACTCCAACTGCAATGGACAACGAAACACTACCTAATTTAATAAATTATCATTTCGAAGACGAAGAAGAAAATGAAATCAGAAAAAAAGACATTAGAATTGATGATGTTTTTTACCTTGTAATACATTCAGAAAATGCTATTGGTGAAAGTGTTACAATTAATTTGGATGACAATTTTAAAGATTATGAATACAATAATAATCGAATCATAAACGATGTTTTAAAAGATGTCATTATAAGTGATGATATATGCAAGCTTAAATTAAAAGCAATTAAACAACAAAACTAA
- a CDS encoding IS110 family transposase, with protein sequence MNKDIKYFGLDISHLVFDVTDSEGNYYQFKNSISGFKKYVKLLDINSHSVMEATGYYHYQLAYYLFENGHKVSVENPLSVKRFIQMRLSKIKTDKSDSKLICDYAQHVELTLWKGSSKEVQECLQITRPLTVYTKQCTMLKNKLHGEAVLGEPSKAVVRSLKRSLKHTEKELENLEARLLHLVKETHKDLFTRIKTIPGIGRKTAIMLIVLTGGFERFSSASELCSYAGLTPVIRQSGSSVKGRPRISKMGNQKLRNLLFMCSFSACKYNKACKAIYERLVAKGKSKKLALIAVCNKLLKQAFAIAKSGLIFDKEYKSTLVKN encoded by the coding sequence ATGAATAAAGATATAAAATATTTTGGACTTGACATCAGTCATTTAGTCTTTGATGTTACAGATTCCGAAGGGAATTATTACCAGTTTAAAAATAGTATTTCAGGCTTTAAAAAGTATGTAAAGCTGTTAGACATTAATAGTCATTCTGTAATGGAAGCTACAGGTTATTATCATTATCAGTTGGCTTATTATTTATTTGAAAATGGTCATAAAGTATCAGTAGAAAATCCATTGTCAGTTAAACGTTTTATCCAGATGAGGCTGTCTAAAATCAAGACAGACAAAAGTGACTCTAAACTAATTTGTGACTATGCGCAACATGTAGAATTAACGTTATGGAAGGGTAGTTCCAAAGAAGTGCAAGAGTGTCTTCAAATCACCAGACCCCTTACCGTGTATACAAAGCAATGTACAATGTTAAAAAACAAACTACATGGTGAAGCTGTTTTGGGAGAACCAAGTAAAGCTGTTGTAAGATCATTAAAGCGTAGTTTAAAACACACTGAAAAAGAGCTAGAAAACTTAGAAGCACGTTTATTGCATTTGGTAAAAGAGACGCATAAAGATTTATTTACGCGTATAAAAACGATACCAGGAATTGGTAGAAAAACAGCTATTATGCTCATCGTTTTAACAGGTGGATTTGAACGTTTTTCTAGCGCAAGCGAATTATGTAGTTATGCCGGATTAACTCCTGTGATTAGGCAAAGTGGTAGTAGTGTAAAAGGGCGACCACGAATTAGTAAAATGGGCAATCAAAAACTGAGAAATTTATTGTTTATGTGCAGTTTTAGCGCTTGCAAATACAACAAAGCATGTAAAGCAATTTATGAGCGATTAGTGGCCAAAGGAAAAAGCAAAAAATTAGCCTTAATAGCGGTTTGTAATAAGCTATTAAAACAGGCATTTGCTATTGCTAAATCAGGGTTAATATTTGATAAAGAATATAAAAGTACGTTAGTGAAAAATTAA
- a CDS encoding AbiV family abortive infection protein has protein sequence MEKTYELINDSIKISSEKLIGFKSTEEFEKSLFHVKHLIKSSILLLENKFYNQSLFLTITAIEEIAKIEICVYRGFNERTKVNRRKDPLFNHYSKHKISANPIILIGERLKKSIGEDRINEIFKNLHSGKFIEIRENCLYFERNNEKLKIPDEIIDEKHSFETLLIAIEMIDDKFWGLTKLASEISDELNKYYFKIETELNKR, from the coding sequence TTGGAGAAAACATACGAATTAATAAATGATTCAATTAAAATATCATCTGAAAAATTAATCGGATTTAAATCTACGGAGGAGTTTGAAAAATCTCTATTTCACGTAAAACATTTAATTAAAAGTTCTATCCTACTATTAGAAAACAAATTTTATAATCAATCATTATTTTTGACAATAACGGCAATTGAAGAAATTGCTAAAATTGAAATTTGTGTTTACCGAGGGTTTAATGAAAGAACAAAAGTTAATCGGAGAAAAGACCCTTTATTTAATCATTATTCGAAACATAAAATTTCTGCTAACCCAATAATACTAATTGGAGAAAGATTAAAAAAGAGTATTGGAGAAGATAGAATAAACGAAATTTTTAAAAATTTACATTCTGGAAAATTTATAGAAATACGAGAGAATTGCCTTTACTTTGAGAGAAATAATGAAAAGCTTAAAATACCGGATGAAATAATTGATGAAAAACATTCATTTGAAACACTCTTAATCGCAATTGAAATGATTGACGATAAATTTTGGGGATTAACGAAATTAGCTTCTGAAATTTCAGATGAATTAAACAAGTATTATTTTAAAATAGAAACTGAATTAAACAAAAGATAA
- a CDS encoding transposase, whose product MRTLNVRTITDKTASQAICQFGLERKLECWTKPKKVYKELQQLTRERSQIVDERVIVKNQLHAEKTEAEPNKSSLKRLKTRIKFLNQQEKEIKIEIQNIVNKDTQLKKELKNICTIPGVGMLTAVIVIAETNGFELIRNKKQITSYAGLDIKEKQSGTSIRSKTRISKKGNRNLRKAMHLPSLSAVKYNKTHKELYLRLTAKSGVKMKGLIAVQRKLLELIYVVYKNKEGFIQNYEQQKRATLLEIETAL is encoded by the coding sequence ATGAGAACTCTTAATGTAAGAACCATTACTGACAAAACAGCATCACAAGCCATTTGTCAATTTGGTTTAGAACGAAAATTAGAGTGTTGGACAAAACCTAAAAAAGTATACAAAGAGCTACAGCAACTTACAAGAGAGCGAAGCCAAATAGTAGATGAACGCGTAATTGTGAAGAACCAACTGCATGCCGAAAAAACTGAAGCAGAACCTAATAAAAGTAGTTTAAAGCGTTTAAAAACTAGAATTAAATTTCTTAACCAACAAGAAAAGGAGATTAAGATAGAAATTCAAAACATAGTAAATAAGGATACTCAATTAAAAAAAGAATTAAAAAATATTTGCACAATTCCTGGTGTAGGGATGCTAACAGCGGTAATTGTTATAGCAGAAACAAATGGATTTGAACTGATTAGAAATAAAAAACAAATCACCAGTTATGCAGGTTTAGATATAAAAGAAAAACAATCTGGAACATCTATAAGGTCTAAAACAAGGATATCAAAAAAAGGAAATCGTAATTTGAGAAAAGCGATGCATTTACCATCATTATCTGCAGTAAAATATAATAAAACCCATAAAGAATTATATTTGAGATTAACGGCTAAAAGTGGTGTGAAAATGAAAGGACTGATTGCTGTTCAAAGAAAATTATTAGAATTAATTTACGTCGTTTATAAAAATAAAGAAGGTTTTATTCAAAATTATGAGCAACAAAAAAGAGCAACTCTATTAGAAATAGAAACTGCCCTTTAG